Genomic segment of Chlamydiales bacterium STE3:
TGCTTGTCTAATTTTTACTCTTTCTTCTTCTGGAATAGATTTTTTTTAGGGATTGAGAACAAATTGCCTGCCACATGAAAGGCATTGATGGTTTTGTTTTCCACTATAAATATGTCCATTTTTCTTGATGGTTGTTGAATTGCACGAAGGACATGCTAAGCTCATAAGTTTCTCCTTGGTGTAGACAAAGAAGAAAACCTGAAAGTAGCCAGCAATGCCAAATCAATTTTTCTACAGCATTACTTGTTTATGACTACCGCTTTTTTCTTAAATATTTAGGATTAAGTATCTCTTAGGTCGGGTGCAATTGATTTTGGCTGATGCTTTGAGTTATTGGAGATCGAACCGGCCCTATTATGAGCGTTTAGGGGGTTGCCTGCATTTTTTAGAAACTCGAGGTGCTTTTGGAAAGCTTCAATGGTAACTTGGCTGATGTGATGCTCTATCCCTTCAACATCAATTTCTGCTATGCTTTCAGGAACACCTAAAGCCATGAGATATTCCAAAAGAAAAAGGTGCCTTTTTTTGCTGAAGAATGCCAGATTGACGCCTTTATCCGTCAGCGTGATTGGCTGATGATGTTTGGTAATTAGATATCCTTTCTTTTCAAGCCTCTTAACTGTCCGAATGACTGTAACATGAGAAACTCCCATTTGCTCAGCAATATCGCATATTCTCGCTTCCCCTTTAAGAGAAATTATATCTAAGACCATTTCAACATAATCTTCTGCCGTCTCAGCTATATGATGTTCCCGTGTAGCAGCAAAGAGTTTAGCTCGGTCGCATTTCTCTTTCCTCATATTCTCTATCGTTTCCAATTTTATAGTCTAAGGGATATTTAGAATAATAGCATTTAGCTGCTTGTTGTGCTAGATCTTCTTTCGATGCTTCACGCAGGCAAGCTTGAAGATAATGCTCATCCTCTTCCAGGCCCTGTATGCAATTAGCATAAATCCGCTTGATTATAGCAAAATCCCCTTCATTAATGATACAGGATATGTTTAAAAAAAAAGCAATCATTATAAACTCAAGCGCATTAAATGGCCATTCTCCAAAATGCCCTATATCTGTGAGGTCTTCCCTATCAACAAATAACTTTTTCCCTAATCCAATTTCTCCTATGTAACAAAAAATTGCAGAGCTGAGCAAGAGCAGGGGAATCGCCACCCCCAAGATAACTGAGCTCAGCTGCTTGAAA
This window contains:
- a CDS encoding Transcriptional regulator MntR (Product derived from UniProtKB/Swiss-Prot:P67710;Gene name derived from UniProtKB/Swiss-Prot:P67710); translated protein: METIENMRKEKCDRAKLFAATREHHIAETAEDYVEMVLDIISLKGEARICDIAEQMGVSHVTVIRTVKRLEKKGYLITKHHQPITLTDKGVNLAFFSKKRHLFLLEYLMALGVPESIAEIDVEGIEHHISQVTIEAFQKHLEFLKNAGNPLNAHNRAGSISNNSKHQPKSIAPDLRDT